The Mercenaria mercenaria strain notata chromosome 10, MADL_Memer_1, whole genome shotgun sequence genome contains a region encoding:
- the LOC128546276 gene encoding nodal modulator 2-like translates to MNIFLLFTLILLLNTATVQADGVLGCGGFVKSDVDINFSLVEVKLYTPHWSIKYQTDCAPNTGYYLIPLYDKGDFILKVEPPQGWTFEPESVELHVDGEKDKCSLGEDINFVFTGFSLVGKVISKGQVSGPAGVTVSLYKSGSKDVLQSVTTAEDGSYQFKKIMPGKYDIKATQDQFRFEKSEISIDVTSDNADAGSSLVIAGYGVSGKVFSEGEPVMGVNFLLYSSIVNQKDVLDCDKSAVAGIGKTEKLDPLCHVKSDSTGKFTFPCLATGDYFLVPFYKGEHITFDVKPEKLPFQVSHGPLNLETTFQVAGFSVSGRVLDSVKGSGISKAEVLLNGKPVTSTGPDGVYHLENMKTNMYKLHVKVDNIFFDEQEIRITPNTPQLPDIVPTSFNICGRVTIDKFPDSLSQQITKRKLIIFPEGKGSAAVSKETNEEGKFCTAVKPGKYIVRVHLSDAETKAGLTIAPVEQLVTVASKPVLDVTFSQFRAKVTGTITCMEKCGPMEVSLDAVGRMDKQITQTQTSQNTASFTFDNVLPGKYKATIMRDSLCWKAKTIDFEVGSSNVDNLQFLQTGYILKCTISHPITLNFAQEKKEGSVGSFELNKGKNRFCLAQPGIYQLTPDSCHKFEKDVYTYDTGSSCFMLGICPGVLQEVSELCTHIPVPVIIPLTPGFKESLNSPLTPFNPAKKPDSGILKSPASATTGHGSSMIAAKYSNSTSETPVIRQATAKVVAKKKSMATPVVSIGFQRKKATPITRKRAADFFL, encoded by the exons atgaatatatttctacTTTTTACGCTTATTTTACTGTTAAATACAGCTACTGTGCAAGCTGATGGTGTTCTAGGTTGTGGAGGATTTGTCAAGTCAGACGTTGACATAAACTTTTCCCTAGTAGAG GTGAAATTGTATACTCCACATTGGAGCATCAAATACCAGACAGACTGTGCTCCCAACACTGGCTACTACCTGATACCTCTATATGACAAGGGGGATTTTATCCTCAAAGTTGAACCACCACAGGGATGGACATTTG AGCCTGAGAGTGTGGAGCTGCATGTTGATGGGGAAAAGGACAAATGTAGCCTGGGAGAAGATATCAACTTTGTCTTTACAGGATTTTCTCTGGTTGGCAAG GTGATCAGTAAAGGACAGGTATCAGGTCCTGCTGGAGTGACAGTCAGTCTGTACAAGTCTGGATCGAAAGATGTTCTACAGTCAGTGACTACAGCTGAGGATGGCAG CTACCAGTTCAAGAAGATAATGCCAGGAAAATACGACATCAAAGCAACACAGGATCAGTTTAGGtttgaaaag TCGGAGATAAGTATTGATGTGACATCAGATAATGCTGATGCTGGCAGTAGTTTGGTTATAGCCGGCTATGGTGTATCG GGCAAAGTGTTCAGTGAGGGAGAACCAGTTATGGGTGTGAACTTTCTGCTGTATTCTTCAATAGTCAACCAAAAA GATGTATTGGACTGTGATAAATCAGCTGTAGCAGGTATAGGGAAGACAGAGAAGTTAGACCCCCTATGTCATGTCAAGTCAGACAGCACTGGAAAGTTTACTTTCCCGTGCCTGGCAACAGGAGATTACTTTCTG GTACCCTTTTACAAAGGAGAGCATATAACATTTGATGTAAAACCAGAGAAACTACCATTTCAAGTTTCCCATGGACCACTGAATCTGGAG ACAACATTCCAAGTAGCTGGTTTCTCAGTCAGTGGACGTGTCCTTGATTCAGTCAAG GGTTCAGGGATCAGTAAAGCTGAAGTTCTACTCAATGGTAAACCAGTGACTTCTACCGGACCAGATGGAGTATATCATCTAGagaatatgaaaacaaacatgtataAACTGCACGTGAAAGTTGACAATATCTTCTTTGATGAACAGGAGATAAGAATCACTCCAAACACTCCCCAGTTACCTGATATCGTCCCAACAAG CTTCAATATCTGTGGCCGAGTGACTATTGACAAGTTTCCAGACAGTCTGTCTCAGCAGATCACAAAAAGGAAGTTGATTATTTTCCCAGAAGGCAAAGGGTCAGCTGCTGTATCCAAGGAGACGAATGAGGAAGGGAAATTCTGTACCGCTGTTAAACCAGGAAAATACATTGTTAGA GTTCACCTATCAGATGCAGAAACTAAGGCAGGTTTAACAATAGCGCCTGTAGAACAGTTGGTCACAGTGGCAAGCAAACCCGTCCTGGATGTAACATTCTCTCAGTTCCGAGCTAAGGTTACAGGTACCATCACGTGTATGGAAAAGTGTGGGCCGATGGAAGTTTCCCTAGATGCTGTAGGAAGAATGGATAAACAAATAACCCAG ACACAGACTTCTCAGAATACAGCATCATTCACCTTTGATAATGTTTTACCTGGAAAATACAAAG CTACTATCATGAGAGACAGTTTATGTTGGAAAGCAAAGACGATAGACTTTGAAGTGGGAAGTTCTAATGTTGACAATCTACAGTTCTTGCAGACAGGATATATTCTGAAATGTACCATATCTCACCCCATAACCCTG AATTTTGCACAAGAGAAGAAGGAAGGCAGTGTTGGATCATTTGAGCTGAACAAGGGCAAGAACCGGTTCTGTCTAGCGCAGCCTGGTATATATCAACTGACGCCAGACTCCTGTCACAAGTTTGAGAAAGATGTTTACACTTATGACAC GGGGTCAAGTTGCTTTATGTTAGGAATATGTCCAGGTGTCTTGCAGGAAGTCAGTGAATTGTGTACTCATATTCCTGTTCCTGTAATAATTCCATTGACACCTG GATTTAAGGAGAGTCTTAACAGTCCATTGACACCGTTCAATCCAGCCAAAAAGCCCGATTCAGGAATTCTAAAGTCTCCTGCTTCAGCAACGACGGGTCATGGCTCAAGTATGATAGCAGCTAAATATAGTAACAGTACATCAGAAACTCCAGTTATAAGACAGGCCACTGCTAAGGTTGTTGCTAAGAAGAAAAGCATGGCTACTCCAGTGGTTTCTATTGGTTTCCAGAGGAAGAAAGCCACACCCATTACAAGAAAGCGAGCTGCAGACTTTTTCTTGTGA